Proteins from a genomic interval of Zingiber officinale cultivar Zhangliang chromosome 1B, Zo_v1.1, whole genome shotgun sequence:
- the LOC122039015 gene encoding uncharacterized protein LOC122039015 isoform X2, with the protein MAQDLFLPSSHFLRRHLFLVSGEEPCDRHPRQEDEHRLAVLTRSMARHLLLDDAEVDQEMPEKAEGYLERGILGSTKEASSALHDLKCVFDPASARQQLQAANFQHLKRLQSMNQNSNSRQSKNRGCGRGNGCPLDLPPSAWPPLLKPPPPLPHHRRAMLLGTSGGRKESIGTGVFLPRVVAAKFVPRKKSIHYKKRQASTLNLSLNSDDAAAAADAPVAAAQETELPQEWTY; encoded by the exons ATGGCCCAAGACCTCTTCCTTCCCTCCTCCCATTTCCTCCGCCGCCACCTCTTTCTCGTTTCCGGCGAGGAACCCTGCGACCGCCACCCGCGGCAGGAGGACGAGCATCGCTTGGCGGTGCTCACGCGGAGCATGGCTCGCCACCTCCTCCTGGACGACGCCGAGGTCGACCAGGAGATGCCGGAGAAGGCCGAG GGTTACCTTGAACGCGGGATTCTCGGTTCGACGAAGGAGGCTTCTTCGGCGTTACACGATCTCAAATGTGTTTTCGATCCGGCTTCGGCACGCCAGCAACTGCAAGCGGCTAAT TTTCAGCACCTGAAGCGACTCCAATCGATGAATCAGAACTCCAATTCGAGGCAGAGCAAAAACAGAGGTTGCGGACGTGGAAATGGCTGCCCCTTAGATCTGCCGCCTTCCGCGTGGCCGCCTCTGCTAAAGCCACCTCCGCCACTGCCGCATCACCGGCGGGCGATGCTCCTCGGCACCTCCGGCGGCCGCAAGGAGTCCATTGGCACCGGCGTTTTCCTCCCCCGAGTCGTCGCCGCCAAATTCGTGCCAAGGAAGAAGTCCA TTCATTACAAAAAGCGTCAAGCTTCAACTCTGAATCTGAGCTTAAACTCAGACGACG cagcagcagcagcagatgCGCCAGTTGCAGCGGCGCAGGAGACTGAACTTCCCCAAGAGTGGACGTACTGA
- the LOC122039015 gene encoding uncharacterized protein LOC122039015 isoform X3, whose translation MAQDLFLPSSHFLRRHLFLVSGEEPCDRHPRQEDEHRLAVLTRSMARHLLLDDAEVDQEMPEKAEGYLERGILGSTKEASSALHDLKCVFDPASARQQLQAANFQHLKRLQSMNQNSNSRQSKNRGCGRGNGCPLDLPPSAWPPLLKPPPPLPHHRRAMLLGTSGGRKESIGTGVFLPRVVAAKFVPRKKSIHYKKRQASTLNLSLNSDDAAAADAPVAAAQETELPQEWTY comes from the exons ATGGCCCAAGACCTCTTCCTTCCCTCCTCCCATTTCCTCCGCCGCCACCTCTTTCTCGTTTCCGGCGAGGAACCCTGCGACCGCCACCCGCGGCAGGAGGACGAGCATCGCTTGGCGGTGCTCACGCGGAGCATGGCTCGCCACCTCCTCCTGGACGACGCCGAGGTCGACCAGGAGATGCCGGAGAAGGCCGAG GGTTACCTTGAACGCGGGATTCTCGGTTCGACGAAGGAGGCTTCTTCGGCGTTACACGATCTCAAATGTGTTTTCGATCCGGCTTCGGCACGCCAGCAACTGCAAGCGGCTAAT TTTCAGCACCTGAAGCGACTCCAATCGATGAATCAGAACTCCAATTCGAGGCAGAGCAAAAACAGAGGTTGCGGACGTGGAAATGGCTGCCCCTTAGATCTGCCGCCTTCCGCGTGGCCGCCTCTGCTAAAGCCACCTCCGCCACTGCCGCATCACCGGCGGGCGATGCTCCTCGGCACCTCCGGCGGCCGCAAGGAGTCCATTGGCACCGGCGTTTTCCTCCCCCGAGTCGTCGCCGCCAAATTCGTGCCAAGGAAGAAGTCCA TTCATTACAAAAAGCGTCAAGCTTCAACTCTGAATCTGAGCTTAAACTCAGACGACG cagcagcagcagatgCGCCAGTTGCAGCGGCGCAGGAGACTGAACTTCCCCAAGAGTGGACGTACTGA
- the LOC122039015 gene encoding uncharacterized protein LOC122039015 isoform X1 produces MAQDLFLPSSHFLRRHLFLVSGEEPCDRHPRQEDEHRLAVLTRSMARHLLLDDAEVDQEMPEKAEGYLERGILGSTKEASSALHDLKCVFDPASARQQLQAANFQHLKRLQSMNQNSNSRQSKNRGCGRGNGCPLDLPPSAWPPLLKPPPPLPHHRRAMLLGTSGGRKESIGTGVFLPRVVAAKFVPRKKSSEFAATLLVTIHLKHSRCLLKLTASSTDVVHYKKRQASTLNLSLNSDDAAAAADAPVAAAQETELPQEWTY; encoded by the exons ATGGCCCAAGACCTCTTCCTTCCCTCCTCCCATTTCCTCCGCCGCCACCTCTTTCTCGTTTCCGGCGAGGAACCCTGCGACCGCCACCCGCGGCAGGAGGACGAGCATCGCTTGGCGGTGCTCACGCGGAGCATGGCTCGCCACCTCCTCCTGGACGACGCCGAGGTCGACCAGGAGATGCCGGAGAAGGCCGAG GGTTACCTTGAACGCGGGATTCTCGGTTCGACGAAGGAGGCTTCTTCGGCGTTACACGATCTCAAATGTGTTTTCGATCCGGCTTCGGCACGCCAGCAACTGCAAGCGGCTAAT TTTCAGCACCTGAAGCGACTCCAATCGATGAATCAGAACTCCAATTCGAGGCAGAGCAAAAACAGAGGTTGCGGACGTGGAAATGGCTGCCCCTTAGATCTGCCGCCTTCCGCGTGGCCGCCTCTGCTAAAGCCACCTCCGCCACTGCCGCATCACCGGCGGGCGATGCTCCTCGGCACCTCCGGCGGCCGCAAGGAGTCCATTGGCACCGGCGTTTTCCTCCCCCGAGTCGTCGCCGCCAAATTCGTGCCAAGGAAGAAGTCCAGTGAGTTCGCCGCCACCCTTCTAGTTACCATTCACCTTAAACATTCTCGCTGCCTCTTGAAACTCACAGCTTCTTCCACGGATGTAGTTCATTACAAAAAGCGTCAAGCTTCAACTCTGAATCTGAGCTTAAACTCAGACGACG cagcagcagcagcagatgCGCCAGTTGCAGCGGCGCAGGAGACTGAACTTCCCCAAGAGTGGACGTACTGA
- the LOC122049900 gene encoding mucin-5AC-like isoform X2, with protein sequence MNHGLRAGVMTAPAPERTLTKEADEELALFLEMRKQEKERSNKPPQNASEIDPPLGSKQGIVTLFKITKARMDEFLNSDRGKNDYDWLLTPPGTPIVPSSDTEYRRSPVGSNGTPNARSTMLRSRGHHNIHPQLINAPDPSRDSLLPRPALNSSAMGIRRLSSAGGRNHSGSRPAMPTGRATILAGPITNSRPSTPTSRATIRSKSQAPPPRSSTPVRSSTPTSRPTVLTTGNHSLRSTTPTRKPNTPNRPSSIIVSASTASRSSTPSRGNSATIKSRPVKPADIPGFSLDAPPNLRTSLPDRPSSASRGRPGVLSRRSSSVEPGPGARPRRQSCSPSRGRAPNGGTQRVNSVQAPSKLQQSGANVNPIAIGNKMVELTVNMRRLVPLKQHDYRSTNSSLSTRSSLSPGSTGFGRSLSKQSLDMAFRHMDIGRTIPNNLRPVSASSSTYSVRSGPTRSRTLSVSNSPLATSSTTSSERSVNNNHMAGLDGSEVEEDMISEKGSICSSTLSIAR encoded by the exons ATGAATCACGGCCTTAGGGCTGGGGTGATGACGGCACCGGCTCCGGAGCGGACCTTGACCAAAGAGGCGGATGAGGAGCTCGCCCTATTCCTCGAGATGCGGAAGCAGGAGAAGGAGCGGAGCAACAAACCACCGCAAAACGCCAGCGAAATCGACCCTCCATTGG GTTCTAAACAAGGGATTGTTACCCTTTTCAAGATCACAAAGGCCCGAATGGATGAATTCCTAAACTCCGACCGCGGAAAAAATGACTATGACTG GCTTCTTACACCACCAGGTACTCCAATTGTTCCATCTTCAGATACTGAATATAGAAGATCTCCTGTCGGCAGTAATGGAACACCAAATGCTCGTTCAACTATGCTGAGATCTAGG GGTCACCATAACATCCATCCGCAGTTGATAAATGCTCCAGATCCTTCAAGAGACTCATTATTACCCAGACCTGCCTTGAACTCATCTGCTATGGGAATTCGGCGACTATCCTCTGCCGGTGGCCGTAATCACAGTGGCTCTAGACCTGCTATGCCGACTGGACGTGCTACTATACTTGCTGGTCCAATAACTAACAGTAGACCTTCCACTCCAACATCTCGAGCTACTATACGTTCAAAGTCACAAGCACCTCCACCACGGTCATCGACACCAGTCAGGTCTTCTACACCAACTTCCAGACCCACAGTACTGACAACCGGTAATCACTCTTTGAGGTCAACAACTCCTACAAGAAAGCCTAATACACCAAATCGACCATCTTCTATCATAGTATCTGCTTCAACAGCATCTAGAAGTTCAACACCATCACGAGGAAACTCTGCGACCATAAAGTCTCGACCAGTGAAACCAGCAGACATCCCTGGTTTTTCACTTGATGCACCTCCAAACTTAAGAACATCATTGCCTGATAGGCCATCTTCAGCTTCTCGAGGCAGGCCTGGAGTCCTCAGCAGACGGTCGTCTTCAGTTGAACCTGGTCCAGGTGCGCGACCAAGACGCCAGTCTTGCTCTCCATCCAGAGGAAGGGCTCCAAATGGTGGCACTCAAAGGGTAAATTCTGTGCAAGCTCCAAGCAAACTACAGCAAAGTGGTGCCAATGTGAATCCTATTGCAATTGGAAATAAAATGGTCGAGCTCACAGTCAACATGAGAAGGCTCGTGCCCTTGAAGCAACACGACTACCGATCAACCAATAGCAGCCTCTCTACTAGATCTTCTCTTTCACCAGGGAGCACCGGTTTTGGGAGATCACTGTCGAAACAATCCTTGGATATGGCCTTTAGACACATG GATATCGGACGGACCATTCCCAACAACCTGAGGCCGGTTTCAGCATCATCATCGACTTATAGTGTGAGGTCGGGACCTACAAGAAGTAGGACTTTGAGCGTTTCAAACTCTCCTCTTGCCACAAGCAGCACCACCAGTTCTGAACGAAGCGTAAATAACAACCATATGGCCGGTCTGGATGGAAGTGAGGTTGAAGAGGATATGATCAGTGAGAAAGGAAGCATTTGTTCCTCTACTCTCTCCATTGCCAGATAA
- the LOC122049900 gene encoding cell wall protein RBR3-like isoform X3, with amino-acid sequence MNHGLRAGVMTAPAPERTLTKEADEELALFLEMRKQEKERSNKPPQNASEIDPPLGSKQGIVTLFKITKARMDEFLNSDRGKNDYDWLLTPPGTPIVPSSDTEYRRSPVGSNGTPNARSTMLRSRGHHNIHPQLINAPDPSRDSLLPRPALNSSAMGIRRLSSAGGRNHSGSRPAMPTGRATILAGPITNSRPSTPTSRATIRSKSQAPPPRSSTPVRSSTPTSRPTVLTTASRSSTPSRGNSATIKSRPVKPADIPGFSLDAPPNLRTSLPDRPSSASRGRPGVLSRRSSSVEPGPGARPRRQSCSPSRGRAPNGGTQRVNSVQAPSKLQQSGANVNPIAIGNKMVELTVNMRRLVPLKQHDYRSTNSSLSTRSSLSPGSTGFGRSLSKQSLDMAFRHMQDIGRTIPNNLRPVSASSSTYSVRSGPTRSRTLSVSNSPLATSSTTSSERSVNNNHMAGLDGSEVEEDMISEKGSICSSTLSIAR; translated from the exons ATGAATCACGGCCTTAGGGCTGGGGTGATGACGGCACCGGCTCCGGAGCGGACCTTGACCAAAGAGGCGGATGAGGAGCTCGCCCTATTCCTCGAGATGCGGAAGCAGGAGAAGGAGCGGAGCAACAAACCACCGCAAAACGCCAGCGAAATCGACCCTCCATTGG GTTCTAAACAAGGGATTGTTACCCTTTTCAAGATCACAAAGGCCCGAATGGATGAATTCCTAAACTCCGACCGCGGAAAAAATGACTATGACTG GCTTCTTACACCACCAGGTACTCCAATTGTTCCATCTTCAGATACTGAATATAGAAGATCTCCTGTCGGCAGTAATGGAACACCAAATGCTCGTTCAACTATGCTGAGATCTAGG GGTCACCATAACATCCATCCGCAGTTGATAAATGCTCCAGATCCTTCAAGAGACTCATTATTACCCAGACCTGCCTTGAACTCATCTGCTATGGGAATTCGGCGACTATCCTCTGCCGGTGGCCGTAATCACAGTGGCTCTAGACCTGCTATGCCGACTGGACGTGCTACTATACTTGCTGGTCCAATAACTAACAGTAGACCTTCCACTCCAACATCTCGAGCTACTATACGTTCAAAGTCACAAGCACCTCCACCACGGTCATCGACACCAGTCAGGTCTTCTACACCAACTTCCAGACCCACAGTACTGACAACCG CATCTAGAAGTTCAACACCATCACGAGGAAACTCTGCGACCATAAAGTCTCGACCAGTGAAACCAGCAGACATCCCTGGTTTTTCACTTGATGCACCTCCAAACTTAAGAACATCATTGCCTGATAGGCCATCTTCAGCTTCTCGAGGCAGGCCTGGAGTCCTCAGCAGACGGTCGTCTTCAGTTGAACCTGGTCCAGGTGCGCGACCAAGACGCCAGTCTTGCTCTCCATCCAGAGGAAGGGCTCCAAATGGTGGCACTCAAAGGGTAAATTCTGTGCAAGCTCCAAGCAAACTACAGCAAAGTGGTGCCAATGTGAATCCTATTGCAATTGGAAATAAAATGGTCGAGCTCACAGTCAACATGAGAAGGCTCGTGCCCTTGAAGCAACACGACTACCGATCAACCAATAGCAGCCTCTCTACTAGATCTTCTCTTTCACCAGGGAGCACCGGTTTTGGGAGATCACTGTCGAAACAATCCTTGGATATGGCCTTTAGACACATG CAGGATATCGGACGGACCATTCCCAACAACCTGAGGCCGGTTTCAGCATCATCATCGACTTATAGTGTGAGGTCGGGACCTACAAGAAGTAGGACTTTGAGCGTTTCAAACTCTCCTCTTGCCACAAGCAGCACCACCAGTTCTGAACGAAGCGTAAATAACAACCATATGGCCGGTCTGGATGGAAGTGAGGTTGAAGAGGATATGATCAGTGAGAAAGGAAGCATTTGTTCCTCTACTCTCTCCATTGCCAGATAA
- the LOC122049900 gene encoding mucin-5AC-like isoform X1 has translation MNHGLRAGVMTAPAPERTLTKEADEELALFLEMRKQEKERSNKPPQNASEIDPPLGSKQGIVTLFKITKARMDEFLNSDRGKNDYDWLLTPPGTPIVPSSDTEYRRSPVGSNGTPNARSTMLRSRGHHNIHPQLINAPDPSRDSLLPRPALNSSAMGIRRLSSAGGRNHSGSRPAMPTGRATILAGPITNSRPSTPTSRATIRSKSQAPPPRSSTPVRSSTPTSRPTVLTTGNHSLRSTTPTRKPNTPNRPSSIIVSASTASRSSTPSRGNSATIKSRPVKPADIPGFSLDAPPNLRTSLPDRPSSASRGRPGVLSRRSSSVEPGPGARPRRQSCSPSRGRAPNGGTQRVNSVQAPSKLQQSGANVNPIAIGNKMVELTVNMRRLVPLKQHDYRSTNSSLSTRSSLSPGSTGFGRSLSKQSLDMAFRHMQDIGRTIPNNLRPVSASSSTYSVRSGPTRSRTLSVSNSPLATSSTTSSERSVNNNHMAGLDGSEVEEDMISEKGSICSSTLSIAR, from the exons ATGAATCACGGCCTTAGGGCTGGGGTGATGACGGCACCGGCTCCGGAGCGGACCTTGACCAAAGAGGCGGATGAGGAGCTCGCCCTATTCCTCGAGATGCGGAAGCAGGAGAAGGAGCGGAGCAACAAACCACCGCAAAACGCCAGCGAAATCGACCCTCCATTGG GTTCTAAACAAGGGATTGTTACCCTTTTCAAGATCACAAAGGCCCGAATGGATGAATTCCTAAACTCCGACCGCGGAAAAAATGACTATGACTG GCTTCTTACACCACCAGGTACTCCAATTGTTCCATCTTCAGATACTGAATATAGAAGATCTCCTGTCGGCAGTAATGGAACACCAAATGCTCGTTCAACTATGCTGAGATCTAGG GGTCACCATAACATCCATCCGCAGTTGATAAATGCTCCAGATCCTTCAAGAGACTCATTATTACCCAGACCTGCCTTGAACTCATCTGCTATGGGAATTCGGCGACTATCCTCTGCCGGTGGCCGTAATCACAGTGGCTCTAGACCTGCTATGCCGACTGGACGTGCTACTATACTTGCTGGTCCAATAACTAACAGTAGACCTTCCACTCCAACATCTCGAGCTACTATACGTTCAAAGTCACAAGCACCTCCACCACGGTCATCGACACCAGTCAGGTCTTCTACACCAACTTCCAGACCCACAGTACTGACAACCGGTAATCACTCTTTGAGGTCAACAACTCCTACAAGAAAGCCTAATACACCAAATCGACCATCTTCTATCATAGTATCTGCTTCAACAGCATCTAGAAGTTCAACACCATCACGAGGAAACTCTGCGACCATAAAGTCTCGACCAGTGAAACCAGCAGACATCCCTGGTTTTTCACTTGATGCACCTCCAAACTTAAGAACATCATTGCCTGATAGGCCATCTTCAGCTTCTCGAGGCAGGCCTGGAGTCCTCAGCAGACGGTCGTCTTCAGTTGAACCTGGTCCAGGTGCGCGACCAAGACGCCAGTCTTGCTCTCCATCCAGAGGAAGGGCTCCAAATGGTGGCACTCAAAGGGTAAATTCTGTGCAAGCTCCAAGCAAACTACAGCAAAGTGGTGCCAATGTGAATCCTATTGCAATTGGAAATAAAATGGTCGAGCTCACAGTCAACATGAGAAGGCTCGTGCCCTTGAAGCAACACGACTACCGATCAACCAATAGCAGCCTCTCTACTAGATCTTCTCTTTCACCAGGGAGCACCGGTTTTGGGAGATCACTGTCGAAACAATCCTTGGATATGGCCTTTAGACACATG CAGGATATCGGACGGACCATTCCCAACAACCTGAGGCCGGTTTCAGCATCATCATCGACTTATAGTGTGAGGTCGGGACCTACAAGAAGTAGGACTTTGAGCGTTTCAAACTCTCCTCTTGCCACAAGCAGCACCACCAGTTCTGAACGAAGCGTAAATAACAACCATATGGCCGGTCTGGATGGAAGTGAGGTTGAAGAGGATATGATCAGTGAGAAAGGAAGCATTTGTTCCTCTACTCTCTCCATTGCCAGATAA